In the Streptomyces sp. SJL17-4 genome, GGTAGAGGTCCTGGTAGTCCGACATCGCGTTGGTGATCGCCCAGGCCACCGGTCCGGTGTGGCCGAAGTGGGCGAGTCCGGGGATGCCGGGCACGGCGATGCCCACCACGTCGTACGCGGGGCAGGCGAGCCGGATCTGCTGGTAGACGCCGGGCGCCTCGATGAAGCGGTGCGGGTCGCCGGCCACCAGGGCCGCCCCGCTCGCGGTCCGTCCGCCCGCGACCAGCCAGCCGTTGGAGCCCGAGGTCCCCGGCCCGTCGGTCGCGAAGAGCTCCGTCCACTCCTCGCCGAGCCGCCGGGCGACCTCCTCGCGCCACAGCTTGGTGGGGAAGCCGGCGAACAGGATGTGGGTCGTCAGCCAGACGGCGAGCGGGGTCCACGGCTCCCACCGGCCCGGCGCGAGGCCGGTCTCGGTGAACTCGGGCGCCCGCCCGGCCCCTTCCGCCAGCCCGTCGTTGACGCCGTCCACGTACGCGCGTACCCACGCCGCCGTCCGCGCGTCGTCGCGCTCCAGCCGCTCGAAGCAGCGGCGGGCGGTGTCGGCGAGCCGGGCGCGCCGGGCGAAGGTGTCCCAGCCGAGCTCGGCGGCGCCGAGGAAGGCGGCTGTGGTGCCCTGGGCGCGGTGCCGCTCGACCTCCAGCTGCCAGGCCCGGTCGCGGGCGGTGACCCGGCCCTGCGCGAAGGCGAGTTCGTCCTGGTCCGCGGCGCGCAGATGGGGGACGCCCCACGCGTCCCGGTAGACCTCGATGCTCACGGAGACCCCGATCCCGTCCATGTCGTCTGCGATTTTCTTAGGTTAGGCTGACCTAAATTAATCTACAGGAGTTCAGGGGAGGGGATTGCGGTGGGTCACGGTTGGCAGGGTGCCGTTCTCAAGCTGATGCGGGGCAAGGACTTCACGTTCACCGTGACGGGGGCCGAGCAGGTCACCGAGGACTACCGCAGGGTGCACTTCACGGACGGCGGACTGCTCGCCGCCGCCGGGGTCCACCCCACGATGTGGGTCCGGATCTGGTTCGAGAACGCGGGCAAGCCGCACCAGCGCGCGTACACCCTGGTCGACCCCGACCAGGAGGGCGGCACCTTCAGTCTGGAGTTCGCCCTCCACGACGGCGTCGCCAGCCGCTGGGCCCGCACCTGCGCCCCGGGCGACACCGTCGAGGCGACCCTCCAGGGGACCGGCTTCGACGCCCCGGAGCCGCGCCCCGGACGGCTCCTCGTGGTCGGCGATCCGGCCTCGCTGCCCGCCGTCAACTCCCTGCTCGACGCGCTCCCGGGAGTCCCCGCCACCGTCTGGTTCGAGACCCAGCACGCCTCCGACGAGGAGCTCCCGGTCCGGCTCGACCCCGAGCACCACGAACTGCGCCGGGTGCCGCGCCGGAACGACGGGGCCGACCTCGTCGCCCGCGTGAAGGCCGAGCTCCCCGGACTCGCGGACTCCGACCCGTACGTCTGGATCGCCTGCGACACCGCGACCACCCGGACCCTCGCCACGTACGCGCGCAAGGAACTCGCCCTCCCCAAGGAGCGCGTCCACGCGCTCGGGTACTGGCGCGCGAGCTGACCGTCCTCTCCTGATGCGCCGGGTTGACGATCCGTTACCCCGGCGCTCGGCGGCTCGTTCACACCTTTCCCATGGGACCCGCTGTGACGCCCTGTGTGTCCACGCGTGCGAAAGACGCGGGACACCCGGGAACGGTTGTGTCGAAAAAAATCGAATATGAACACGGAAACCCCCCTTTGGAGTGAACTCACGTCAGGCGACTGTCGGTTCACTCTCCGTGCGTAAAGATTCCGGTGTCTCAAGTCGCCGAGGCCGCGCCGACCCACCGTCCCCGTGGTGAGCGGCCGGCGACGCCATGTCTCTTGTGGGGGTTCCACCACCTTGAACAGCAACACCTTCCGCATGCCCGTACGCCGTACCGCCGCCGCCGCGACCGTCGCCGCCCTGACCGTCGGCCCCGTGCTCCTCGCGGCCCCGGCGGCACAGGCGACGGGCGGCGAAGGGCGCGCCACCGCCGTCGTCCTGCGGACCGGCCTCGACGTCTCCCTCCTCGACAAGACGGTCGACGTGCCGCTGCGGGTCTCCCTCAACGAGGTCGAGGCGCCGGAGACCGAGAACAAGACGGCGCTCTCCGTGAAGGTGCAGGGGGCCGAGGAGGGCAAGCCGATCGACATCCTCGCCGCCGACGTCGCCACGTCGAAGGCCACCGTGGACGAGGAGAAGGCCGAGGGGTACGTGAACCTCGTCAAGGCCCGGGTCCACGTCCCCGGAATCCCGCTGCTCTCCCTCATCGAGGTCGAGAAGGTGACCTCCAAGGCGCTGTGCGAGGTGGGGAAGAAGCCGGTCGCCGAGTCCAACGTCCTCGGTCACGTCACCGTCTTCGGCAAGAAGACCACCCTCTCCACCGGCGGCCGGACCCAGGTCGCCGTGCCCGGTGTCGGACAGGTGACCCTCGACCTGTCCCGTACGTCCACGACCTCCCGGACGGCGGCGGCGACCGCCCTGGAACTCAAGGTGGAGGTCAACCCGCTGAACCTCGGCGTCGCCGAGGTCGACGGCACCGTGACGCTCGCCGAGGCCACCTGCGAGACGCCCGAAGGCACGGCCCCGACGGAGCCGCCCACGGAGCAGCCGACCGGGAAGCCGACCGAGCAGCCCACCCAGGAGCCCAGCGAGCGGCCCTCGGAGCAGCCCACGCAGCAGCCCTCGGCCGAGCCGAGCGACGCCGGTGGCATCAAGACGAACAACGGCGGCACCACTCCCACCCAGAACCTCGCCGAGACCGGCGGCAGCTCCACCACTCCGTACATCGCGGGCGGGGCGCTCGCTCTCCTCGTGGCAGGCGGCGGCGCACTCGCGCTGACCCGCTCGCGCGCCCGCTCCCGAGGCTGACGGCCCGAGGGGGACGCGCAGGGGGGCGCCTGGGGGCGACCGAGGCTCTGGGGGGAGCCTCGGGAGGGAAGCAGGGGTCCGGGGAGGGCGACGGTGACGACGTCGCCCTCCCCGGACCCCTGTCCGTTCCCGCCCGGCTCAGCCGCCCATCAGCAGGGCCTGGTCGAGGGCCTGGAGGAAGCGGTTCGTCGTGACGCGGTCCCGGACCGCGATCCGCAGCCAGTTCCGGTCGAGCCCCGGGAAGGTGTCGCCCCGGCGGGCCGCGAAGCCCAGCGACCGCAGCCGCTCCCGGATCGCGTCCGCCCCGTCGATCCGCAGCAGCACGAACGGGCCCTCCGACCCCTCCACCGTCCGCACCTCGTCGAACTCCGCGAGCCCGGCGAGCAGATGGGCCCGCTCGACCCCGATCCGGTGCGCCGCGTGCTCGGCCTCCGCGAGCGCCGCCCGCGACATGCACGCCTCCGCCGCCACCAGGGCCGGCGTCGACACCGGCCACAGCGGCTGCGTCCGCTCCAGGGCCGCGATCGTCGCCGGCTCGGCCAGCACGTACCCGATCCGCAGCCCGGCGAGCCCCCACGTCTTGGTGAGGCTGCGCAGCACCACGAGCCCCGGCACATCGGTCCGCCCGGCCAGTGACTCGCGCTCGCCCGGCACCGCGTCCAGGAACGCCTCGTCGACCACCAGCGTCCGCCACGGTCTCGCGAGCGCCGCGATCGAGGCGGCGGGGTGCAGCACGGACGTGGGGTTCGTGGGGTTCCCGATCACCACCAGGTCCGCGTCCTCGGGGACCGCCGCCGGATCCAGCCGGAAGCCGTCCTCCTCGCGCAGCAGCACCCGGCCCACCTCGTGGCCGACATCGCGCAGCGCCGCCTCCGGCTCGGTGAACTGCGGATGCACGACGACGGGCCGCCGCACCGGAAGCGCCCGCGCGAGCAGCACGAAGGCCTCCGCCGCGCCTGCCGTGAGCAGGACCCGGTTCGAGGGCAGATCGTGCCGCTCGGCCACGGCCGCCCGCGCGGCCCGGCCGTCGGGATAGGCGGCGAGTCCGGTCAGGGAGTCGGCGATCCGCTCCCGCAGCCAGTCCGGTGGGGTGTTCGTCCGGACGTTGACCGCCAGATCGATGAGTTTCTCGTCCCGTACCTCGGCGTCACCGTGGTGGCGCAGGTCGTGGGCGTCGGTATGCAGATGCATGTCCATGGCCGCCGTCGTGTGGGGGGTGGGGATGGTGGGGGGTGAGCCAGGCTCGCCAGCGATGTACCCGTGAGTTCGGGGCAACAACCGTACGCCTGGGGCGTCTTCGTTCGGACGAACCGGGACGGAAGCGGCGAGAGCGCACGTTACGCGCCGGGATTTCCGCTTCGGTACGAGCAGCACGACCGAGCTGCCCCCGCCCGCCGCGAGCAGCGCCGCAGCCTCCGCCACCGACGCCGTGCCCGTCGCGGCCAGCGGCAGCTCCGACGGATGCGGTACGGGCACGGCCGCGAGCTCCTCCGCCGTGAACGCCCGCAGCGGGACGCCGAGCGCCTCCGCCGCCCCCGTGACGCCCGGCTCCGCCGCCCGCGCGTCGAGCGTGGCGAGCGTACGGACGGCCGCACGCGTCAGCCCCGCCTCCCGCAGAACCGACTCGACCAGGGCGAGGACCTCGTCCACAGGGACGCCGGCCCGGGCGCCGACACCGAGGTGCGCGGACGCCACCCCATCCGATACCAAAGGCCCATGGCTGTAGTCGTCGCGCTCGGCGCGTTCCTCATGACGCTCTTCGGCGGCTGGGTCGCGGGACGCGTCACCGACCGGCGCCACCTCGTCCTCGGCCTCGCCGGCGGACTCATGCTCGGCGTCGTCGGACTCGACCTGCTGCCCGAGGCCCTGGAGGCGGCGGGCGACGAGGTCTTCGGAGTCCCGGAGGCGCTGCTGCTCTTCGTCGGCGGCTTCCTCCTCGCCCATGTCGTGGAGCGACTCCTCGCCGTACGCCGGGCCGCACACGGCGTCGCGGCCGACGAGAGGGTCCCGCAGGTCGGCATGACGGCGGCGGCCGCGATGGTCGGTCACAGCCTCATGGACGGCATCGCGCTGGGCGCGGCCTTCCAGGTCGGCGGCGGCATGGGGGCCACCGTCGCCGTCGCCGTCATCACCCATGACTTCGCCGACGGCTTCAACACGTACACGATCACCAGCCTCTACGGGAACGCCCGCCGCAAGGCCATCGGCATGCTCGTCGCCGACGCCCTCGCGCCGCTGGTCGGCGCCGCCTCCACCCTGCTGTTCACCCTTCCGGTGGAACTTCTCGGCAGCTATCTGGGGTTCTTCGGCGGCGCCCTGCTCTACCTCGCCGCCGCCGAGATCCTGCCGGAGGCCCACCACGACCACCCCGCCCGCTCCACCCTGCTGTGCACGGTGGGGGGCGTCGGCTTCATCTGGCTCGTGGTGGGCGTCTCCGGCGGCTGAGCTCACGTGCAGTGCTCCACGAAACGCGCGGCGGCCTCCGGGGATCCCGCCCAGTGGGTGTGGACATAGCTGGCGTGCACCCCGCCCTGCACGAAGCCCTCGACGCGACGCTCGGGCTGCCGCAGCCCCCACGCGGCCCGCGCCCCGGCGCCCGGCTCGATGACGGTCCGGTGGAACTCGTGCCCCCGCATCCGCGCCCCGGCGGGCGCGAGCACGCTGTCGTTCACGGCGACGGCGTCCCGGTAACCGAGGGTGAGCCGCTCGGACATCCGCGCGTCAGCGTCGAGCACCCCGCACATGGGGTTGCCGTCGAGCGACCGCGCGAGATACAGCAGCCCGGCGCACTCGGCGGCGATGGGAGCGCCCGAGGCCGCGAGCGCGGCGACGGCCTTCCGCAACGGCTCGTTGGCGGACAGCTGCTCGCCGTACATCTCGGGGAACCCGCCACCTATGACGAGCCCGCGCGTCCCCTCGGGAAGACTCTCGTCCCGCAACGGATCAAAGGTCACGACCTCGGCCCCGGCAGCGGTGAGCAACTCGGCATGCTCGGCATAGGAGAACGTGAACGCAGCACCCCCGGCGACGGCGACGACCGGCCCCGTTGTGGTCCGCGCCCCGCCCGTTGTGGGCATGCGTCCCGCCGGGGCGGGACGGGTGGGCACAACGGGACCACCGGCGTGCAGCCGCTCCCCGACCTCAGGCACCCACGGCTCGGCGTGCAGTTCCGGCGCCGACCTCGCAAGGGCCAGCAGCCCTTCCAGATCGCACCCGGCAAGAACCTGCTCCGCCTGCGCGGCCACCGCCTCCACCGCAGCCGCCTGCCGCTCGGCAACAGGCACCAAGCCCAGGTGCCGCGAAGGCGTCGCAACGGCAGGAGCCCGCCGCAACACACCCAGCACCGGCACCCCCGACTCCCCGAGCGCCTCCCGCAACAAGTGCTCGTGCCGATCCGTCGCGACCTTGTTCAGGATCACGCCCCCGATCCGCACCTCCGGATCCCACGACGCGAACCCGTGCACGAGCGCCGCCACCGACCGCGACTGCGACGACGCGTCGACGACCAGCACCACCGGCGCCTTGAGCAGCTTCGACACCTGCGCGGTGGAGGCGAGTTCGCCCTGGTCGGCGGCCCCGTCGTACAGGCCCATGACACCCTCGACGACCGCCAGGTCGCACCCGCGCGCCCCGTGCTCGAAGAGCGGCGCGATCAGCCCCGTACCGCACATGTACGCGTCGAGGTTGCGGCCCGGCCGCCCCGTGGCGAGCGCGTGGTAGCCGGGGTCGATGTAGTCCGGTCCGACCTTGTGCGGCGAGACCGCCAGACCACGGCCGGCGAACGCGGCCATCAGACCGGTCGCGACCGTGGTCTTGCCCGCGCCCGACGAAGGCGCGGCGATGACGAGACGTGCTACCACTCGATGCCCCGCTGGCCCTTCTGACCGGCGTCCATCGGGTGCTTGACCTTGGACATGTCGGTGACGAGATCCGCGAAGTCGACGAGCTCCTGCGGGGCGTTGCGGCCGGTGATGACGACGTGCTGCTGCCCGGGACGGTCGCGCAGCACCTGGACGACCTCCTTGACGTCGATCCAGCCCCAGTGCAGCAGGTACGCGAACTCGTCGAGGACGTAGAAGGTGTACTTCTCCTCGGCGAGGTCCCGCTTGACCTGCTCCCAGCCCTCGCGGGCCTTCTCCTCGTGCGACTGCTCGCCCTCGGCGACCTCGCGCTGGATCCAGGACCAGCCCTCACCCATCTTGTTCCAGGTGACGGTGCCGCCCTTGCCGGTCTCGCCGAGCGCCTTGAGGGCGTTCTCCTCGCCGACCCTCCACTTGGCGGACTTGACGAACTGGAACACCCCGATCGGCCAGCCCTGGTTCCAGGCGCGCAGCGCCATGCCGAACGCGGCGGTCGACTTCCCCTTGCCGACGCCCGTGTGCACCATCACCAGTGCGCGGTTGCGGCGCTGGCGGGTGGTGAGACCGTCGTCGGGAACGACGGTCGGCTGTCCCTGCGGCATTAAGCGGCCCTCCATGCTGTCTGCGGTGTCTGTCCTGCTGCCTGTACGTCCCTGACGAGGCCGGCGATCGAGTCGGCGCGCAGCTCGTCCAGGGTGACGGCGGTGCCGCCGAGTTCACGGGCGAGTTCACGGGCGAGCCCGAGCCGCACCGGCCCGGTCTCGCAGTCCACGACGACGGAGGCGGTGCCGTCGGCGGCGTGCAGCCGCGCCGCGCGGGCGGCGAGCGCCACCGGGTCGGCGCCGCCGCCGGTGGCCCGCCCGTCGGTGACGACGACGAGCAGCGGGCGGCGCGAGGGGTCCCGCAGCCGCTCGACGCGCAGGACGTCATGGGCCTTGAGGAGACCGGCCGACAGCGGGGTGCGGCCACCGGTCGGGAGCTTCTCCAGCCGGGCGGCGGCCGCGTCGACGGACGAGGTCGGCGGCAGCGCGACCTCGGCGCCGCGGCCCCGGAAGGTGATGAGGCCGACCTTGTCGCGCCGCTGGTAGGCGTCGAGCAGGAGCGAGAGCACCGCTCCCTTCACGGCGCTCATCCGCTGCCGGGCCGCCATCGAACCGGAGGCGTCGACGGCGAAGAGCACCAGGTTCCCCTCGCGCCCCTCCCGGGTCGCCTGCCGCAGGTCGTCCCGGCGGACGACCAGGCCGGGCCCGCTCCGGCCACGGGCCTTCTGGTGCGGGGCGGCGGCCTGCACGGTGGCCGCCAGGTGCAGCTTGGTCAGCGCGCCCCGGGGGCGTACGGATCCGGTGGTACGGCCGTGCTCGGTACGGGCCCGGGAGCGGCGCCCGGCCGCGCCCTCGCCCAGACCGGGAACGCTGAGCATCTTCGTACGGAAGGGCTCGGAGGCGGCGACGGCGGCGCGCTCACCGGAACCGGCGCCCTGCGGGGCGGGTTCGGGCGAAGGCGCGGGCGGGGACGTCTCCTCGGGCGCGGACGTCTCCTCGGGAGCGGGCGAGTTCTCGGCGGCGGGCCCGTCGCCCTGCGGCGGAACACCCCCACCGGGTCCGCCGTCCCCGGGACCACCGTCCCCGGGACCACCGTCACCGGGCCCGTCGGGCTCGGGGTCCTCGTCCGGGTCGACCTCCGGCTCCTGGTCCTGGTCCTGGCCCTTGAACTCCTCCAGGGTCTCGTCGAGTTTGTCCTCGTCGAGGCCGGGAGCGTCGAAGGGGGAGCGGCGCCGCCGGTGCGGGAGGGCGAGGAGGGCGGCCTGCCGTACGTCCTCGGAGGTGACCTCGGTGCGGCCGGCCCAGGCGGCCAGCGCGGTCGCGGTGCGGGCCATGACGAGGTCGGCGCGCATGCCGTCGACCTCGAAGGCGGCGCAGGTGGCGGCGATCTGGAGCAGCACGGCGTCGCCGAGCTTCACCTGGGGCAGCAACGCCCGTGCGGTGACGATCCGTTCGCGCAGCGCGGCCTCGTCCCCGGCCCAGCGGTCGGCGAAGGCGGCGGGGTCGTCCTCGAAGGCGAGCCGCCGCCGGACGACCTCGACGCGCTGCTGCGGGTCGCGCGACGCGGCGACCTCCACGGTCAGCCCGAACCGGTCGAGGAGCTGGGGCCGCAGCTCGCCCTCCTCGGGGTTCATCGTGCCGACGAGCAGGAACCGGGCGGCGTGCCGCACGGAGACGCCTTCGCGCTCGACGTACGAGGAGCCCATGGCGGCGGCGTCGAGGAGGAGGTCGATGAGGTGGTCGTGGAGCAGGTTGACCTCGTCGACGTACAGGATGCCGCGGTGCGCGTCGGCGAGGAGCCCGGGCTCGAAGGCCTTCACGCCGTCGGCGAGCGCCTTCTCGATGTCGAGCGCGCCGACGAGCCGGTCCTCGGAGGCGCCGACGGGCAGCTCGACCATCCGCGCGGCGCGTTCGGCACCGGCGCCTGCCTCGTGCGGCCCGTCCGGGCAGCCGGGGTCGGGCGAGACCGGATCACAGCTGAACCGGCAGCCGGCGACGACCGGCACGGCGGGGAGCAGCTCGGCGAGCGCCCGCACGGCCGTGGACTTGGCGGTCCCCTTCTCCCCCCGGACGAGCACACCGCCCACGGCCGGGCTGACGGCATTGAGCAGCAGCGCGAGCCGCAGGTCGTCCATACCGACGACGGCGGTGAACGGGTACCGGGTGCTCATCGGTCGGTCACTCCTTCAACTCGTTGATGTTCGGCGGTCGTCATGCTCACGGCGCACCCGGCGGCACGAACGGCAGCCCCGCCGGGGCCCCCTCCTCGATCAGCCGCAGCAGCGCGTCCGTGTCCGCGTGCTCCTCGATCAGGTCGCCGAGCCGGTCGAGCTGCTCCTCCCGCAGCGCCCCGAACGACGTGTCGGGAGCCGGCACGAACCGCCGCCCGGCCGCCGCCGCGACCTCCCGCAGGAAGGCCCGCCGGAACCCGTCGCTCTCCAGGGAGCCGTGCCAGTGCGTGCCCCACACGGAGCCGACCCGGCACCCGTCCAAGAACGACTCCCCACCGTCCACCGACGCGACGCCGTGGTGGATCTCGTACCCCTCGACCCGCTCCCCGAGTGCCTCGCCGACGGGCCGCGCCAGGGTCTTCTCGCGCGCGAACCGCACCCGTACGGGCAGCAGCCCGAGCCCGTCGACGGTCCCGGCCTTCGACTCGACCTCGTCCTCGATGTGCTCGCCGAGCACCTGGTAGCCGCCGCAGATCCCGAGCACCGGCCGCCCCTCGGCGGCCCGCCGGGCCAGCGCGTCCGCGAGGCCGCGCTCCCGCAGCCACGCCAGCGCCTTGACCGTCCCCCGGGTGCCCGGCACGACGACCAGGTCCGCGTCGACGAGTTCCTCGGCCCGGTCCACGAACCGGACGACGACGCCCGGCTCGGCGGCCAGCGCGTCCACGTCCGTGAAGTTCGACATCAGGGGTACGGCGCAGACCGCGACCCGCAGCACGTCCTCGCCGAACGGCGGCGCGACGACCGACTCGCGCACCGCGCCGCGCAGCGAGACCCGGAGCCCGTCCTCCTCGTCGATGCCGAGCCCGTGGGCGTACGGCAGGACGCCGAAGGTCCGTCTCCCGGTCAGCCCGTGGAGCATGTCGAGGCCGGGTTCGAGGAGGGTCACGTCACCCCGGAACTTGTTCACGAGGTAGCCGGCCACCAGCGACTGGTCCTCGGGGCTCAGCAGCGCCGTCGTCCCGAAGAACTGGGCGAAGACCCCGCCCCGGTCGATGTCGCCGACCACGACCACCGGCAGCCGCGCGGCCCGCGCGATGCCCATGTTCACGATGTCCGTGCGCCGCAGGTTGATCTCGGCCGGACTGCCCGCCCCCTCGCAGATCACGGCGTCGTACATGCCCCGGAGTTCCTCCAGGCACGCCATCACCGGCTCGAAGAGTTCCTTCTGCCGCCCCCCGTGGTAGCCGCGGGCGGACAGCTCGCCCACCGGCTTGCCCATCAGGACGACCTGGCTGGAGCGGTCGCTGCCCGGCTTGAGCAGCACCGGGTTCATCAGGGCGGTCGGCTCCACCCGCGCGGCCTGCGCCTGCATGGCCTGGGCGCGGCCGATCTCGGCGCCCTCGCGGGTCACGAAGGAGTTGAGGGACATGTTCTGCCCCTTGAACGGCGCCACCTTCAGGCCCTTGCGGACCAGCCAGCGGCAGATGCCGGCCGTCACGACGCTCTTGCCGGCGTCGGACGTGGTCCCGGCGACGAGCAGCCCCCCACCCCTCATGCGTTCCTCCGCTTCAGCGCGCTCACGATGGTCCGGCCGCCCACGCAGGCGGCCAGGGTCAGTCCGGTGATCCGGCGGGAGAGCCGGACCGCCCGGTCGATGTCGGCCACCTCGACGGCCCGCCCGGTCCCGTTGAGCACGGGCCGGTGCTCGACCCGTCCGGCGTACGACAGGGTGCCCCCGAGGCGTACGCCGAGGGCGCCCGCGAAGGAGGCCTCGACGGGGCCCGCGTTGGGGCTGGGGTGCTTCGCCGCGTCGGTTCGCCAGGCGTTGAGCGCACCGCGCGGGTTTCCGCCGGCGACGGTCGCGAGGACGGCCGTCAGCCGGGCCCCGGGCCAGCCGGCCACGTCGTCGAGCCGGGCCGAGGCCCAGCCGAAGCGGCGGTGGCGCGGCGACTTGTGGCCGACCATCGCGTCGAGGGTGTTGACGGCCCGGAAGCCGACGAGGCCGGGTACGCCCGCGACCGCGCCCCAGAAGAGGGCGCCGACCACGGCGTCGGAGGTGTTCTCGGCGACCGATTCGACGACCGCGCGGGCCATCGCGGGTCCGTCCAGGGACTGCGGGTCGCGCCCGCAGAGATGCGGCAGCCGCTCCCGGGCGACGTCCAGGTCCCCGGCGGCGAGCGCGCCGCCGATCGCGCGGGCCTCCCGGCCCAGGGTCGTACCGCCGACGACCGCCCACACGGAGGCGGCGGTCAGGGCGACGGCGGCGGCCGGCCGGTTCCGTACGGCCCGGGCGGCGAGCGCTCCGAGGGCGACGGTGGAGCCGGCGCAGACGGCGGTGTGCAGGGCACCCCAGCCGCGGTGGTCGTGGTGGAGGCGGTTCTCGACCGCGGCGGCCGCCCGGCCGAACGCGGCGACGGGATGTCCGCGGCGTGGATCGCCGACGAGCAGATCGACGGCGAGACCCGCGGCCGCTCCGTACGCGAATCCGTCCGGGGACAGGCGGCTGGTACTGCTGCGGCCGGGCATGGCGCATGTCCTCACTCAGGGTCCGCGCCCTGGATCGACGTGACCGGCGGCGAGAGTTCCTGGCTCCCGGACCCTTCGGATCCGGTCACAGTGGCGGGACCGCGCCGGATTCGCACCGGACTTCCTCTACTGCCGCCGTAATGGCCTCGGCAGTCCACCACGGCCCGAGAACACCCGTCAACTCACTCTTGACCTGCACCGGGTCACTGTGCGAAGCACCACAAACACGGCGGCGGGGCGGTCCGCACCCCGAAGGTACGGACCGCCCCGCCGGTCACGCTCGGACCGTCAGACGACGATCAGGTAGATGCCGTACGCCACGGCCGAGAGGCACAGGGCGAAGCAGGCGTAGGCGCCGGTGCGGGCCAGGGTGGCGGAGCCTCCCTGGGCGGCGGCCTGCTCCTGCTTGGAGAGGCCGATGATGCCGAGGGTGAAGAGGCCCACCAGGGCGACGGTCGCCACGAGGCTGACTCCGAAGACGGAGCCGAGAGCTGCCCAGTCGATCTTCATGTCGTTCGTTCC is a window encoding:
- a CDS encoding cobyric acid synthase, with protein sequence MRGGGLLVAGTTSDAGKSVVTAGICRWLVRKGLKVAPFKGQNMSLNSFVTREGAEIGRAQAMQAQAARVEPTALMNPVLLKPGSDRSSQVVLMGKPVGELSARGYHGGRQKELFEPVMACLEELRGMYDAVICEGAGSPAEINLRRTDIVNMGIARAARLPVVVVGDIDRGGVFAQFFGTTALLSPEDQSLVAGYLVNKFRGDVTLLEPGLDMLHGLTGRRTFGVLPYAHGLGIDEEDGLRVSLRGAVRESVVAPPFGEDVLRVAVCAVPLMSNFTDVDALAAEPGVVVRFVDRAEELVDADLVVVPGTRGTVKALAWLRERGLADALARRAAEGRPVLGICGGYQVLGEHIEDEVESKAGTVDGLGLLPVRVRFAREKTLARPVGEALGERVEGYEIHHGVASVDGGESFLDGCRVGSVWGTHWHGSLESDGFRRAFLREVAAAAGRRFVPAPDTSFGALREEQLDRLGDLIEEHADTDALLRLIEEGAPAGLPFVPPGAP
- a CDS encoding cobalamin biosynthesis protein: MPGRSSTSRLSPDGFAYGAAAGLAVDLLVGDPRRGHPVAAFGRAAAAVENRLHHDHRGWGALHTAVCAGSTVALGALAARAVRNRPAAAVALTAASVWAVVGGTTLGREARAIGGALAAGDLDVARERLPHLCGRDPQSLDGPAMARAVVESVAENTSDAVVGALFWGAVAGVPGLVGFRAVNTLDAMVGHKSPRHRRFGWASARLDDVAGWPGARLTAVLATVAGGNPRGALNAWRTDAAKHPSPNAGPVEASFAGALGVRLGGTLSYAGRVEHRPVLNGTGRAVEVADIDRAVRLSRRITGLTLAACVGGRTIVSALKRRNA